In the genome of Paenibacillus pabuli, one region contains:
- a CDS encoding Rrf2 family transcriptional regulator, giving the protein MKQISSRFSIAVHTLSLVAVVPNECTGDYIAKSVNTNPVIIRRIMSKLKQAGLIEVRPGVGGASLLKDPADITLLDIYRALEVVEDGELFNFHKHPNPNCPVGSMIEQTLRAELIEAQLAMEQRLKRVTIQQMMDQVHVSE; this is encoded by the coding sequence ATGAAACAAATCAGCAGTCGCTTTTCCATTGCGGTTCATACGCTGTCTCTGGTCGCTGTTGTGCCCAATGAGTGCACTGGAGATTATATCGCCAAAAGCGTGAATACAAATCCCGTGATTATTCGACGGATCATGTCCAAGCTGAAACAGGCTGGCCTGATTGAGGTTAGACCCGGTGTCGGCGGTGCTTCCTTGTTGAAGGACCCGGCGGATATTACCCTTTTGGATATATATCGAGCTCTTGAAGTCGTCGAGGATGGGGAGTTGTTCAACTTCCACAAACATCCAAACCCAAATTGTCCGGTTGGCAGCATGATCGAACAAACCTTGCGTGCCGAACTTATTGAGGCTCAGTTAGCCATGGAGCAGCGTTTGAAACGTGTAACGATACAACAGATGATGGATCAGGTTCACGTCTCTGAATAA
- a CDS encoding SDR family oxidoreductase: MKILVTGATGHLGSLVVEALLKTVSAGDLAVSVRSPEKAEALRAQGVDVRQGDFDQPETLETAFAGVDRLLLISTDGDNETRIRQHQAAVDAAKKAGVGFIAYTSVVNAEKNTLSLAEVHRATEQAIRESGIPYSFLRNNWYLENEAGSVQAASQGAPWVHATNASQVGWATRSDYAHAAAAVLTGEGHENSVYELSGKLRTQAELAAIVGEVLGQDINVQNVDDAAYAEIMKGAGLPDFVVSMLVDMQSAIREGALAVASDTLEKLLGRPAQPLSEGVKAILSK, encoded by the coding sequence ATGAAAATTTTAGTTACGGGAGCAACAGGTCATTTGGGTTCACTGGTCGTAGAGGCTTTGTTAAAAACGGTATCTGCTGGGGATCTTGCTGTAAGTGTACGCAGCCCGGAGAAAGCGGAAGCTCTTCGTGCTCAGGGCGTTGACGTTCGTCAAGGTGATTTCGATCAACCGGAAACACTGGAAACAGCTTTTGCAGGGGTAGATCGACTGCTGCTGATCTCCACAGACGGTGACAATGAAACACGTATTCGCCAACATCAAGCTGCCGTAGATGCTGCCAAGAAAGCAGGCGTTGGTTTCATCGCTTATACCAGCGTTGTGAATGCGGAGAAAAACACCCTCTCGCTGGCTGAAGTACATCGTGCCACAGAACAGGCGATCCGCGAATCCGGCATTCCTTATTCCTTCCTGCGTAACAACTGGTACCTTGAAAATGAAGCAGGCAGTGTTCAAGCAGCTTCCCAGGGCGCACCTTGGGTGCATGCAACTAACGCCAGCCAAGTGGGATGGGCTACTCGAAGTGATTATGCACATGCTGCCGCTGCAGTACTTACAGGTGAGGGACATGAGAATTCAGTATATGAGTTGTCTGGTAAGCTTCGTACTCAAGCTGAGCTCGCCGCTATTGTTGGGGAAGTGCTTGGACAGGACATCAACGTGCAAAACGTGGACGATGCCGCATACGCTGAGATCATGAAAGGTGCAGGTCTGCCAGACTTTGTTGTCTCCATGCTCGTAGATATGCAAAGTGCCATCCGTGAAGGTGCACTGGCTGTAGCAAGCGACACATTGGAGAAATTACTTGGCCGTCCGGCTCAACCCTTGAGCGAGGGTGTTAAAGCGATTTTGAGCAAGTAA
- a CDS encoding RNA 2'-phosphotransferase: protein MDLMKLSKELSYALRHAPWEYELELDEEGWVEIPQLLVALHESPQWKGVTEADLEQMIQASEKKRHEIRSGRIRALYGHSTPQKISKTPADPPNTLYHGTPLRSVASIMEQGLQPRQRQYVHLSADIDTANQVGRRRDDQPVILKINANQAAKDGILFYHGNENIWLADHIPARYIEQ from the coding sequence GTGGATCTGATGAAATTAAGTAAAGAGCTCTCCTACGCTTTGCGTCACGCCCCTTGGGAGTATGAGTTAGAGCTGGACGAAGAAGGCTGGGTGGAGATTCCGCAATTGCTGGTGGCTTTACATGAAAGTCCACAGTGGAAAGGCGTCACGGAAGCGGATTTGGAGCAGATGATTCAAGCCTCGGAGAAAAAGAGACATGAGATCCGTTCTGGCCGCATCCGGGCATTATATGGTCATTCGACTCCGCAAAAGATATCCAAAACACCTGCCGATCCACCGAACACACTCTATCATGGTACGCCATTGCGGTCGGTTGCTTCCATTATGGAACAAGGTTTGCAGCCTCGCCAAAGGCAGTATGTACATCTGTCCGCAGATATCGATACTGCCAATCAGGTGGGAAGAAGACGTGATGACCAGCCGGTAATACTGAAAATTAATGCCAATCAAGCGGCCAAAGACGGAATACTCTTTTATCATGGAAACGAAAATATTTGGCTGGCCGATCATATCCCGGCACGTTACATCGAGCAATAA
- the imm48 gene encoding Imm48 family immunity protein, which produces MTDFINADDINDVILAAAASELEQMVGKICELIGTPLEQTTELERQVIAAFGFGAVYGITHRDQLAEPQAHALSIRMLIKPFNYSEQQAVDFADDLIRVASDREVHPVMNTIIQRGIDGHRQFNQEDDEGLGRNIQEILAAVQPERN; this is translated from the coding sequence ATGACTGATTTTATCAACGCTGACGATATTAACGACGTAATTTTGGCTGCGGCTGCTTCAGAGCTGGAGCAGATGGTGGGCAAAATTTGTGAACTGATCGGCACGCCTTTGGAACAGACAACGGAACTGGAGCGTCAGGTGATTGCTGCTTTTGGATTTGGCGCTGTATATGGCATAACCCATCGGGACCAACTCGCTGAGCCGCAGGCTCATGCACTGAGCATCCGTATGCTGATTAAGCCTTTTAACTATAGTGAGCAGCAGGCCGTCGATTTTGCCGATGATCTGATCCGGGTGGCTTCAGACCGTGAGGTGCATCCTGTGATGAACACGATTATTCAACGTGGAATTGATGGACACCGTCAATTCAACCAGGAGGACGATGAAGGGTTGGGCCGCAACATTCAGGAAATTTTGGCGGCGGTACAGCCAGAAAGAAACTGA
- a CDS encoding nucleotidyl transferase AbiEii/AbiGii toxin family protein encodes MSGKNVQLHSLNEDERFIVVLEALLKRASVVNSPFVLKGSLLTRQYLENPNVRYVDDIDFLYTGRIKTEDQANEIFTDWMIRVTEMDLNDGIVFRSFSENAFWRRIDYAMADDFPTVNTELAFYIDSEPRNENAYEDELHLDISFNLDLDEKSVALSYQPIVGEAFFVPHTVPLSIQIAWKLHQTIVRPRFKDLYDLQHLLSNSSYDQQALQETLQTLVNECAIDPAISKEDMKKVLVDDLHDVYSRLNYDYDLQYYAGSRSPEVYFMEFVSELRQTMNHAGINSYAYENLPSCITHK; translated from the coding sequence TTGTCTGGAAAAAACGTACAATTACATAGCTTGAATGAGGATGAGAGGTTTATTGTTGTGTTGGAGGCTCTATTGAAGCGCGCTTCAGTCGTGAACAGCCCATTTGTATTAAAAGGAAGCTTGCTGACGAGACAGTATTTGGAGAATCCCAATGTTCGTTATGTTGACGATATCGACTTTTTGTATACTGGTCGAATTAAGACTGAGGACCAGGCCAATGAAATATTTACAGATTGGATGATTCGGGTAACGGAGATGGATCTGAATGATGGCATCGTATTCCGAAGCTTTAGTGAGAATGCCTTCTGGCGCAGAATAGACTACGCGATGGCGGATGATTTTCCAACGGTGAACACGGAGCTAGCCTTTTATATTGATAGTGAACCAAGGAACGAAAATGCATATGAGGATGAGCTGCATCTTGATATATCCTTTAACCTGGACTTGGACGAGAAGTCTGTTGCTCTATCGTACCAACCCATCGTTGGAGAAGCCTTTTTCGTTCCTCACACCGTACCACTCTCCATTCAGATTGCATGGAAGCTACATCAAACGATAGTGAGGCCACGGTTCAAAGACTTGTATGATTTGCAGCATCTGTTGTCTAACTCGTCATACGATCAGCAAGCTCTCCAAGAAACACTACAGACGTTAGTCAACGAGTGCGCTATTGACCCAGCCATTTCCAAAGAGGATATGAAAAAGGTACTGGTTGACGATCTGCATGATGTGTATTCGAGGTTAAACTACGACTATGACCTACAGTATTATGCTGGAAGTCGTAGTCCTGAAGTGTATTTTATGGAGTTTGTCTCGGAGCTGCGCCAAACGATGAATCACGCTGGGATTAATAGTTACGCATATGAAAATCTACCCAGCTGTATTACACATAAATAG
- a CDS encoding SMI1/KNR4 family protein, producing the protein MRVDVNTIVFPLPNNELLEVVERSLRVSFPETYRSFIKENNGAVPNTNKFSYNQRENIVEKFLCILNDSESDPINGWYDIEVTITQIGDRLTDNEDLVGMNVVPIAALFSGDFICLDFRETEEPAVIIWFNEDSEEFSPVTQKVAPNILEFFEMLSE; encoded by the coding sequence ATGAGAGTGGATGTTAACACAATTGTCTTTCCATTGCCAAACAATGAATTACTAGAAGTAGTTGAGCGAAGCTTGAGAGTTTCATTTCCTGAAACGTATAGGAGTTTTATTAAGGAAAATAATGGAGCCGTGCCAAACACGAATAAGTTTAGCTATAATCAGCGTGAAAATATAGTTGAGAAATTTCTTTGTATATTGAATGACAGTGAGTCTGATCCTATTAATGGATGGTATGATATTGAAGTTACTATTACACAAATAGGTGATAGATTAACTGATAATGAAGATTTAGTGGGAATGAATGTAGTTCCTATTGCAGCGCTTTTTTCAGGAGATTTTATTTGTTTGGATTTTAGAGAAACAGAAGAGCCTGCTGTAATTATTTGGTTTAACGAAGATTCGGAGGAGTTTTCTCCTGTGACACAAAAAGTCGCGCCCAATATATTAGAATTTTTTGAAATGCTCAGTGAATAA
- a CDS encoding Imm3 family immunity protein: MRRNYEALFGAFYERYFDFKSEKMSDAEAIACTTDAYFGVQSRGEMEKAVVYIAEGRIFLTHSKIFIKAKERIVGTLNSLDLNKLQIETAPDEYKDILERRDMVLDEIDNVPVDYSPYTRWYYHDMEREVKNYFGVILNEVENKNEIIKKVLERFERECTNTLSENIVVKTTLLELLIRYDIKGTEQFLDIRKNLEHFDVNEVDGQLAEDEKVDLSIRIKELLSKF; encoded by the coding sequence ATGAGACGAAATTATGAAGCATTATTTGGTGCGTTTTATGAAAGATATTTTGATTTTAAAAGTGAGAAGATGAGCGATGCCGAAGCCATTGCATGTACTACTGATGCATACTTTGGTGTGCAAAGTAGGGGGGAAATGGAGAAGGCTGTGGTATATATTGCAGAAGGGAGAATTTTTCTCACGCATTCAAAAATATTTATTAAAGCAAAAGAAAGAATAGTTGGGACATTAAACTCTTTAGATTTAAATAAACTTCAAATTGAAACAGCTCCAGATGAGTATAAAGACATATTAGAACGTAGAGACATGGTACTAGATGAAATTGATAATGTTCCAGTAGATTATAGCCCATATACAAGATGGTACTACCATGATATGGAGAGAGAAGTTAAGAATTACTTTGGGGTCATTCTTAATGAAGTGGAGAATAAAAATGAAATTATAAAGAAAGTATTGGAGCGTTTTGAACGTGAGTGTACGAATACGCTTAGTGAAAATATTGTTGTTAAAACTACGCTATTAGAATTATTAATTAGATATGATATTAAGGGAACTGAACAATTTCTGGATATCAGAAAGAATTTGGAACATTTCGATGTAAATGAGGTAGATGGACAATTAGCAGAAGACGAGAAGGTAGATCTGTCTATTCGAATTAAAGAATTGTTGAGTAAGTTCTAG
- a CDS encoding deaminase domain-containing protein: MIHDHVQIKLPMDEGPMAQGAASPYPVTPAYAAEGHSGLYMMPEIGDQVELYFPSSLESGAYIRHSISEDKRSANGGTEHKVWGHPAGSSIGMSPEEVTLQAGSGITITLNGQGVLLDSPGHLSIQGSNILLAAGKIEATASEAIWLLGGGGSFILDGEANVRAGLLQQEGSNKAPVHVADLPPEPEPPLMPIEEYEAAQAAAAEAAALTQASTTNPKDGSLVGAALAITAMIPIMGALGGIAAQTAVGAGIAAVATGLIASVPKIGSFKPSGLNLLERLLNGFAEMQQQENEAKWAMLGKMLTAAKELTTATSPLDLIKKLHQQHQEISATYYEIPGYIREKWAKQQADQDLKSSLDYFNKVMKNPEEYNILFVGPHFANITFDIGRPHITVEELGSYDYWKAQGLSLDEMKYLSWRLKAPMSEQAFAELWGEYDQYYATLTGQDTQVNFKNKRGSAGGLVGPVRSIPQASGTTPPKVSTRPSSPIVPKVKSFVKKYWEESQKMRIVSGGGSHWSNNKTNKTGETASGNGKTANSGGGSTSKPVENPPKSKTSSGSSPSSKKNEGNSTTTSKPSTTPKTNPEKKETPNEVNTWKPPTKKKDEGKPQADTKPPKSSEPEKPEENTNKPKGKLEGTEGTGNGGSNVSYGKVFPTRLLDPKNEAHILDRVGELRSKLSNRLKDELNFAYSVVDITGIDKKEFYAHSSLNGDNKAKDYADFSLKPPKPKYEATLAPDRGGNIRKRDNDTEYKILNDLAARLDKLKDPSKARGKIKLFTEIDTCASCSRIIKQFHKDYPNIDIEVIHNGDKLVGP, encoded by the coding sequence GTGATTCATGACCATGTTCAGATCAAACTACCCATGGACGAGGGCCCGATGGCGCAAGGGGCTGCATCTCCCTATCCGGTCACACCAGCATATGCTGCGGAAGGACATAGCGGATTATACATGATGCCGGAGATCGGGGATCAGGTGGAATTATATTTTCCCAGTAGTCTGGAATCCGGAGCGTACATTCGTCATTCTATCTCTGAGGATAAACGTTCAGCTAACGGAGGGACAGAGCATAAAGTCTGGGGGCATCCTGCCGGAAGCTCTATCGGGATGTCGCCTGAGGAGGTTACGCTGCAAGCCGGATCCGGGATAACGATTACCTTGAATGGGCAGGGTGTACTATTGGATAGTCCGGGACATCTGTCGATTCAGGGTAGCAACATCCTGCTTGCAGCCGGAAAGATCGAGGCCACTGCATCGGAAGCGATATGGCTGCTTGGTGGAGGTGGCAGCTTCATTCTGGACGGGGAGGCCAATGTGCGAGCTGGCCTGCTGCAACAGGAGGGCAGCAACAAAGCGCCTGTTCATGTGGCGGATCTGCCACCAGAGCCAGAGCCACCGCTGATGCCGATTGAGGAGTACGAAGCGGCTCAGGCTGCTGCTGCAGAGGCAGCCGCATTAACCCAGGCCTCGACGACGAATCCGAAGGATGGATCCTTGGTTGGAGCTGCACTGGCCATCACTGCTATGATTCCAATCATGGGGGCGCTAGGAGGTATTGCTGCTCAAACCGCCGTCGGTGCTGGTATCGCCGCCGTGGCCACGGGTCTCATCGCGAGTGTACCGAAGATAGGCTCTTTCAAGCCTTCAGGGCTGAATTTGCTGGAACGACTCTTGAATGGTTTTGCTGAAATGCAACAGCAGGAGAACGAAGCGAAATGGGCGATGCTTGGTAAAATGCTGACCGCGGCCAAAGAGTTGACTACAGCGACTTCGCCACTTGATTTGATCAAGAAGTTGCATCAGCAGCATCAGGAAATTAGTGCCACATATTATGAAATTCCAGGTTATATTCGGGAGAAGTGGGCGAAACAACAGGCGGATCAGGACCTGAAAAGTTCGCTAGATTATTTCAACAAAGTGATGAAAAACCCGGAGGAATACAATATTCTTTTTGTAGGTCCCCATTTTGCGAATATCACCTTCGATATTGGCAGACCTCATATCACGGTAGAGGAACTGGGCAGTTATGACTATTGGAAGGCTCAAGGGCTAAGCCTAGATGAAATGAAGTATCTGTCCTGGAGGCTCAAGGCTCCCATGAGCGAACAAGCCTTTGCTGAACTATGGGGTGAATACGATCAATATTATGCGACGCTAACAGGTCAGGATACTCAAGTTAATTTTAAGAACAAGAGAGGTTCGGCAGGTGGTCTTGTAGGCCCGGTCCGGTCTATCCCGCAGGCAAGTGGAACAACGCCGCCCAAAGTGAGCACGAGGCCGTCTTCGCCCATAGTGCCCAAAGTGAAGAGCTTTGTGAAAAAGTATTGGGAAGAAAGTCAGAAGATGCGAATCGTATCTGGTGGAGGAAGTCATTGGAGCAATAATAAGACGAACAAAACAGGTGAGACGGCTTCGGGGAATGGAAAGACAGCCAACAGTGGGGGAGGATCGACCTCTAAGCCTGTAGAGAACCCGCCGAAGTCGAAAACAAGTTCGGGTAGTTCACCTTCTTCGAAAAAGAATGAAGGAAATTCAACGACAACGTCGAAACCAAGCACGACACCAAAGACGAATCCAGAAAAAAAAGAAACACCGAATGAAGTGAATACCTGGAAGCCGCCAACGAAGAAAAAGGACGAAGGTAAACCGCAAGCCGATACGAAACCGCCTAAATCATCCGAACCGGAGAAACCAGAGGAGAATACAAACAAACCGAAGGGTAAACTGGAAGGCACTGAGGGGACAGGAAATGGTGGTTCAAATGTAAGCTATGGTAAAGTATTTCCTACTAGACTGCTTGATCCGAAAAATGAGGCGCATATTCTTGATAGAGTAGGAGAATTAAGGAGCAAGCTTTCTAATAGGCTTAAAGATGAGCTTAATTTTGCATATTCCGTGGTAGACATAACAGGAATAGACAAAAAGGAGTTTTATGCACATAGTAGTTTGAATGGAGATAACAAGGCAAAAGACTATGCTGATTTCTCGTTAAAGCCACCTAAACCAAAGTATGAGGCCACTCTTGCACCAGATAGGGGTGGAAATATAAGAAAAAGAGATAATGATACGGAGTATAAGATCCTAAATGATTTAGCTGCCAGACTGGATAAACTAAAGGATCCTTCAAAAGCCCGTGGAAAAATTAAATTATTCACTGAAATAGATACCTGTGCAAGCTGTAGCAGGATTATTAAGCAGTTTCATAAGGATTATCCCAACATTGATATTGAAGTCATTCATAACGGTGATAAATTAGTTGGTCCTTAA
- a CDS encoding DUF6985 domain-containing protein, with translation MIKNDPVFGVLEYNYGWTRKTMFQLFGGEFEITLMIDGDEDGRFDEKQYTAYQSLIQDWKQVQYNLLQPILDYYRQKRIELGYDVAFNENYPLVETTAQLMKMITLEGIVVPYGDINEERDIGVLFSCTWDSENGLGLRLLDEEIADVGYQDVAI, from the coding sequence ATGATAAAAAATGATCCTGTTTTTGGAGTGCTCGAATATAACTATGGTTGGACTAGGAAGACTATGTTTCAATTATTCGGAGGTGAATTTGAAATTACATTGATGATTGATGGCGATGAAGATGGAAGATTTGATGAAAAACAATATACGGCATATCAATCATTAATACAAGATTGGAAACAAGTGCAGTATAACTTATTACAACCTATTTTAGATTATTACAGACAAAAAAGGATTGAATTGGGTTATGATGTTGCGTTTAATGAGAATTATCCATTAGTTGAAACAACAGCTCAACTGATGAAGATGATTACTTTAGAGGGGATTGTTGTTCCGTATGGAGACATTAATGAAGAACGTGACATTGGAGTTCTTTTTAGTTGTACATGGGATTCAGAGAATGGTTTAGGGTTGCGTTTATTAGATGAAGAAATAGCTGATGTAGGATACCAAGATGTTGCAATTTGA
- a CDS encoding SMI1/KNR4 family protein: protein MATIYNTNEKIKLKNIEEFEAKYAVVLPVQYRDFLLEYNGGNVKPNVFKISDDEGETALNTLYGLDINESYDELSSVFDSLYGEIPNEFISIGDDSGGNQICLGTSEEYAGKIYIFLHDIEPTEKMSNMFLISDSFDSFLDSLYEV, encoded by the coding sequence ATGGCAACGATTTATAACACAAATGAAAAAATTAAATTAAAAAATATTGAGGAATTTGAAGCAAAATATGCTGTCGTGCTTCCGGTTCAATATCGCGATTTTTTGCTTGAGTATAACGGTGGTAATGTAAAGCCAAATGTTTTCAAAATTTCAGATGATGAAGGAGAGACTGCTCTCAACACACTTTATGGGCTAGATATCAATGAATCCTACGATGAGTTATCGAGTGTGTTTGACTCATTATATGGCGAAATCCCAAACGAATTTATATCTATAGGTGATGATTCTGGAGGAAATCAAATTTGTCTAGGAACTAGCGAAGAGTATGCGGGGAAAATATATATTTTCCTTCATGATATAGAACCTACTGAAAAGATGAGCAATATGTTTCTTATATCTGATTCTTTTGATAGCTTTTTAGATAGTTTATATGAAGTTTAA
- a CDS encoding HNH endonuclease, whose product MPASNKTPDGYTWHHHQDGKTMVLVQKDIHRDFRHIGGQSTVNGKNDYKGE is encoded by the coding sequence GTGCCAGCTAGTAATAAAACACCAGACGGTTATACGTGGCATCATCATCAAGATGGAAAGACAATGGTTCTTGTTCAGAAGGATATCCATAGGGACTTTAGACATATAGGTGGTCAGTCTACAGTTAACGGAAAAAATGATTATAAAGGAGAATAA